The Saccharopolyspora gloriosae genome window below encodes:
- a CDS encoding cobyrinate a,c-diamide synthase, which yields MSPRVVIAAPGSGQGKTTVATGLLGALRRRSLRVAPFKVGPDYIDPGYHHVASGLPGRNLDPVLVGEERIAPLFRHGSAGADLSVAEGVMGLFDGKIDGPGPGDEPAFGSTAHVAGLLRAPVVLVVDAQGQSQSIAALLHGFRSFQPGVRLAGVILNRVGSPRHEQVLRDASDSVGLPVLGSLGRTGGLSVPSRHLGLVTAAEHGGAATEAVEAMSDAVEAGVDLDAVVALARSAPALDGPAWDAAAEVEPVADRPVIAVAGGPAFTFAYTEHVELLTAAGAEVAVLDPLRDEALPAGARGLVLPGGFPEQHAAALSANAALRAEITRFAATGAPIHAECGGLLYLAEELDGHPLCGVIPARAEMSPRLTLGYRDAVAAADSVLGVRGARFTGHEFHRTRLDPGHGADPAWFWRADSAVAEGFVRGGLHASYLHTHPAGTPEAVSRFVTSCSRTVTGGAGTAV from the coding sequence CCGCCGGTCGCTGCGGGTGGCGCCGTTCAAGGTCGGGCCGGACTACATCGACCCCGGCTACCACCACGTCGCCTCCGGGCTCCCGGGGCGGAACCTGGACCCGGTGCTGGTGGGGGAGGAGCGGATCGCGCCGCTGTTCCGGCACGGCAGCGCGGGCGCCGACCTGTCCGTGGCCGAAGGCGTGATGGGCCTGTTCGACGGCAAGATCGACGGCCCCGGACCCGGTGACGAGCCCGCGTTCGGCTCCACCGCGCACGTCGCGGGCCTGCTGCGCGCCCCGGTGGTGCTGGTCGTCGACGCGCAGGGGCAGTCGCAGAGCATCGCGGCGCTGCTGCACGGCTTCCGCAGCTTCCAGCCGGGGGTGCGGCTGGCCGGGGTGATCCTCAACCGGGTCGGCTCGCCGCGCCACGAGCAGGTGCTGCGGGACGCGTCGGACTCGGTGGGGCTGCCGGTGCTGGGGTCGCTGGGGCGCACCGGCGGGCTCAGCGTGCCGTCGCGGCACCTGGGCCTGGTCACCGCGGCCGAGCACGGCGGTGCCGCCACCGAGGCGGTCGAGGCGATGTCGGACGCCGTCGAGGCCGGGGTGGACCTGGACGCGGTGGTCGCGCTGGCGCGCAGCGCCCCGGCGCTCGACGGCCCGGCCTGGGACGCGGCGGCCGAGGTGGAACCGGTCGCGGACCGCCCGGTGATCGCCGTGGCCGGTGGTCCCGCGTTCACCTTCGCCTACACCGAGCACGTCGAGCTGCTCACCGCCGCCGGTGCCGAGGTGGCGGTGCTCGACCCGCTGCGCGACGAGGCGCTGCCCGCGGGCGCTCGCGGGCTCGTGCTGCCCGGCGGATTCCCGGAGCAGCACGCCGCCGCGCTGTCGGCGAACGCGGCGCTGCGCGCGGAGATCACCCGGTTCGCCGCGACCGGTGCGCCGATCCACGCCGAGTGCGGCGGGCTGCTCTACCTCGCGGAAGAGCTCGACGGGCATCCGCTGTGCGGGGTGATCCCGGCGCGGGCCGAGATGTCGCCGCGGCTGACGCTGGGCTACCGCGACGCGGTCGCCGCCGCGGATTCGGTGCTGGGCGTGCGCGGCGCGCGGTTCACCGGGCACGAGTTCCACCGCACCCGGCTCGATCCGGGCCACGGCGCGGACCCGGCGTGGTTCTGGCGCGCGGACTCGGCGGTGGCGGAGGGATTCGTCCGCGGCGGGCTGCACGCCTCCTACCTGCACACCCATCCGGCGGGGACGCCGGAGGCGGTGTCGCGGTTCGTGACCAGCTGCTCGCGCACCGTGACCGGCGGTGCGGGTACGGCCGTGTGA
- a CDS encoding sensor histidine kinase, producing the protein MRDWARRRGASAGRGLVLFGLGLAGPVAFVGYVLSIVLITVGACDPGERLLDRCRAVADSARRRARRQGIEADVDYLPVPPVPQPDAEGRYRWDNYLYRSPHLPHYVQRTHRVSSDPATARDMNWMLLSPLVGAPLGLLAVLIGEPALRWHARWTASLLGPPRPPRAWWRTVQRSLLDCWRLVVLGLLSVLNLLGAAWLVGTFLLLHVLGAHRFWARIVASTTALTGLNRTVAARWSGVEIPAPHRPDPPPPEPTADGLYRSGDRLTESPGPAIRHARYVNALRDPATWRDLAWLSGDPVVTAALVVPPAALALWATQSVWAPFWVWIIEALTDLEFPDSPWQDWFAAHRIVTAGLGVAAIAAVLVLAPLAMRLHGWWARSLLAPTRRAELARRVRRLTETRADAVDAEARELDRIERDLHDGPQARLVALGLKLGAIRVLLDREPQRARDMLDETGADSRRVLDELRDLVRGIRPPVLVERGLADAIRALALDVALPVEIAGSLPGRCPMAVESAAYFAVSELLGNVLKHAEADTARVELGHADGVLRIAVTDDGRGGADTGCGTGLRGIRRRLGTFDGTLDLSSPAGGPTRATMEIPCASSSPKTSSSSATA; encoded by the coding sequence ATGAGGGACTGGGCGCGGCGGCGCGGGGCGAGCGCAGGACGAGGGCTGGTGCTGTTCGGGCTGGGGCTGGCGGGGCCGGTGGCGTTCGTCGGTTACGTCCTGTCGATCGTGCTGATCACCGTCGGGGCGTGCGATCCGGGCGAACGGTTGCTGGACCGGTGCCGTGCGGTGGCGGACTCGGCACGCCGCCGCGCGCGGCGGCAGGGGATCGAGGCGGACGTCGACTACCTGCCGGTGCCCCCGGTTCCGCAGCCGGACGCGGAAGGCCGGTACCGGTGGGACAACTACCTGTACCGGTCGCCGCACCTGCCGCACTACGTCCAGCGCACCCACCGGGTGTCCAGCGACCCGGCGACCGCGCGGGACATGAACTGGATGCTGCTGAGCCCGCTCGTCGGCGCCCCGCTCGGACTGCTCGCGGTGCTGATCGGTGAGCCCGCGCTGCGCTGGCACGCCCGGTGGACGGCGAGCCTGCTCGGTCCGCCCCGACCGCCGCGCGCCTGGTGGCGCACGGTCCAGCGTTCCCTGCTCGACTGCTGGCGGCTGGTCGTGCTCGGCCTGCTGTCGGTGCTGAACCTGCTGGGCGCGGCGTGGCTGGTGGGGACGTTCCTGCTGCTGCACGTGCTCGGAGCGCACCGGTTCTGGGCGCGGATCGTCGCGAGCACCACGGCGCTGACCGGGCTCAACCGGACCGTGGCGGCGCGGTGGAGCGGTGTGGAGATACCCGCGCCGCACCGCCCGGACCCGCCCCCGCCGGAGCCGACCGCGGACGGCCTGTACCGCAGCGGTGATCGGCTGACGGAGTCGCCCGGCCCGGCGATCCGGCACGCCCGCTACGTGAACGCGCTGCGCGATCCCGCGACCTGGCGAGATCTGGCCTGGCTGAGCGGCGACCCGGTCGTGACGGCGGCGCTGGTGGTGCCGCCGGCGGCGCTGGCCCTCTGGGCCACGCAGAGCGTGTGGGCGCCGTTCTGGGTGTGGATCATCGAAGCGCTCACCGACCTGGAGTTCCCGGACTCGCCGTGGCAGGACTGGTTCGCCGCGCACCGGATCGTCACCGCCGGGCTCGGCGTGGCGGCCATCGCCGCGGTGCTCGTGCTGGCACCGCTCGCGATGCGGCTGCACGGCTGGTGGGCGCGGTCGCTGCTGGCGCCGACGCGGCGGGCCGAGCTGGCGCGGCGGGTGCGGCGGCTCACCGAGACCCGAGCCGACGCCGTCGACGCCGAAGCCCGCGAACTGGACCGGATCGAACGCGACCTGCACGACGGGCCGCAGGCTCGGCTGGTGGCGCTCGGCCTGAAGCTCGGTGCGATCCGCGTCCTGCTCGACCGGGAGCCGCAGCGCGCGCGGGACATGCTCGACGAGACCGGAGCGGATTCCCGCCGCGTGCTCGACGAACTGCGCGACCTGGTGCGCGGGATCAGGCCACCGGTGCTGGTGGAGCGGGGGTTAGCCGACGCGATCCGGGCGCTGGCGCTCGACGTGGCGCTGCCGGTGGAGATCGCCGGGAGCCTGCCGGGCAGGTGTCCGATGGCCGTGGAATCGGCCGCCTACTTCGCGGTCAGCGAACTGCTCGGCAACGTGCTCAAGCACGCAGAGGCGGACACCGCCCGCGTCGAACTCGGGCACGCGGACGGGGTGCTGCGCATCGCGGTGACCGACGACGGCCGCGGCGGCGCCGACACCGGCTGCGGCACCGGCCTGCGGGGGATCCGCCGCAGGCTCGGCACCTTCGACGGCACGCTCGACCTCAGCAGCCCAGCGGGTGGCCCGACCCGCGCCACGATGGAGATCCCATGCGCGTCGTCCTCGCCGAAGACCTCTTCCTCCTCCGCGACGGCCTGA
- a CDS encoding SAM-dependent methyltransferase, whose translation MTVTVIGVDGAELPAGTAEVLRSARLVVGSRRHLDAHAPQEARSLELEQWGRAVGALTSLAGEETGVVLVDGDPGFFGVLRELRERGVRCAVTPAAPNVARLMARLGRPWDEVPVAAADEADLPRVLNLCRARPAVLVLSGTGAGPAQLASGLAGWRRTLVVGEDLGGDAEKISTVTPEEAARRTWRPDAVVLCAEEPKEIGARGWLAGGAVLPPASGWALSEDEFSHRDGDVTPSEVRAVALAELAARPGTLVWDVGAGSGSVAVECARLGAATIAVESDQAQVVRLITNAAAHGVDVRVEEEAAPQSLRELPKPDAVFVGGGGGDVVAACAHAGAARIVVELTELERVGPTREALRAAGYEVRGVQLAASRLVELADGGSKLEPTAPVVLVSGRRKADS comes from the coding sequence GTGACGGTCACGGTGATCGGGGTCGACGGGGCGGAGTTGCCCGCGGGCACCGCCGAAGTGTTGCGGTCGGCGCGGCTCGTGGTGGGCTCGCGCAGACATCTGGACGCGCACGCCCCGCAGGAAGCCCGGTCGCTGGAACTGGAGCAGTGGGGCCGGGCGGTCGGCGCGCTGACCTCGCTGGCCGGGGAGGAGACCGGCGTCGTTCTCGTCGACGGCGACCCCGGATTCTTCGGCGTGCTGCGGGAATTGCGCGAGCGCGGGGTGCGGTGCGCGGTCACGCCCGCCGCTCCGAACGTGGCGCGGCTGATGGCCCGGCTGGGCAGGCCGTGGGACGAGGTGCCGGTCGCGGCGGCCGACGAAGCGGACCTGCCGCGGGTGCTGAACCTGTGCCGGGCGCGCCCGGCGGTGCTGGTGCTCAGCGGGACGGGCGCCGGCCCGGCGCAGCTCGCCTCCGGCCTCGCGGGCTGGCGGCGCACCCTGGTCGTCGGCGAAGACCTCGGCGGCGACGCCGAGAAGATCAGCACCGTCACCCCGGAGGAAGCCGCGCGGCGCACCTGGCGCCCGGACGCGGTGGTGCTGTGCGCGGAGGAACCGAAGGAGATCGGCGCTCGCGGCTGGCTCGCCGGTGGTGCGGTGCTGCCGCCCGCGTCGGGCTGGGCGCTGTCCGAGGACGAGTTCTCGCACCGCGACGGCGACGTCACTCCCTCGGAGGTGCGCGCGGTCGCCCTGGCGGAGCTCGCCGCGCGGCCCGGCACGCTCGTCTGGGACGTCGGCGCGGGCTCCGGTTCGGTCGCGGTGGAGTGCGCGCGGCTGGGCGCCGCGACGATCGCGGTCGAATCGGACCAGGCCCAGGTCGTGCGGCTGATCACCAACGCCGCCGCGCACGGCGTGGACGTGCGGGTCGAGGAGGAGGCCGCGCCGCAGTCGCTGCGGGAGCTGCCGAAACCGGACGCGGTGTTCGTCGGCGGGGGCGGCGGCGACGTCGTCGCCGCGTGCGCGCACGCGGGCGCGGCCCGGATCGTGGTGGAGCTGACGGAGCTGGAGCGGGTCGGCCCCACCCGGGAGGCGCTGCGGGCCGCGGGCTACGAGGTGCGCGGCGTGCAGCTGGCCGCGAGCAGGCTCGTGGAGCTCGCCGACGGCGGTTCGAAGCTGGAGCCCACGGCGCCGGTCGTGCTGGTGTCCGGGCGCCGCAAGGCCGACTCGTGA
- a CDS encoding SAM-dependent methyltransferase has product MSGRISFIGAGPGAADLITVRAARRIAEADVVVWSASVLAPECVREHASADAELLDSSQLTHEQAVEVYRRAERDKLRVVRLHAGDPALWGSVQEQHDACAKMELDVEIVPGVNGFSAAAAAVGRELTVPEVAPSVLLTRLGGGSTATADAEQVRELARHGTTMAVTLPASRAAQLVEELRAGGCADDVPVLVAYKVSWPDEVLLSTTVGELEQAVKQRKLWRSALFLVGKALGAGTGRTRGQHGESGYRRTDSPARRRGYRSARRHTGATPSGSDQEDVPGGAAVFHVGTGGADVDRPETGERAPASRRAAEPVARAAEAAPSGADAVTGSAETGTGAAVPNIAWWAVREWQEAARGAARAQSRQRRTEDPAQPELFGAADKSARTPDAAESVADSRGEETEAPAGGIPVPQPEPALAPQLDDVGTASVDDEESARPARAALSVVRDEPAEQEAVPEAEAAPDAEAATEATEDAAQETARTSAANTTGTSRTTAKTRSRAKSQSKAQTKAQTKAAGAKSRAAGAKSAKNKGDASS; this is encoded by the coding sequence GTGAGTGGGCGGATCTCGTTCATCGGCGCCGGACCAGGCGCCGCGGACCTCATCACGGTCCGCGCCGCGCGACGCATCGCCGAAGCCGACGTCGTGGTGTGGTCGGCCAGCGTGCTCGCGCCCGAGTGCGTGCGCGAGCACGCGAGCGCCGACGCGGAACTGCTCGACTCCTCCCAGCTGACCCACGAGCAGGCCGTGGAGGTGTACCGCCGCGCGGAACGCGACAAGCTGCGCGTCGTGCGGCTGCACGCCGGTGACCCGGCGCTGTGGGGATCGGTGCAGGAGCAGCACGACGCCTGCGCCAAGATGGAACTGGACGTGGAGATCGTGCCCGGCGTCAACGGCTTCTCCGCCGCCGCTGCCGCCGTGGGCCGCGAGCTGACGGTGCCGGAGGTGGCGCCGTCGGTGCTGCTGACGCGGCTGGGCGGCGGTTCGACGGCGACGGCCGACGCCGAGCAGGTGCGGGAACTGGCCCGGCACGGCACGACGATGGCGGTGACGCTGCCCGCCTCCCGCGCCGCGCAACTGGTCGAGGAACTGCGCGCGGGCGGCTGCGCCGACGACGTCCCGGTGCTGGTCGCCTACAAGGTGAGCTGGCCGGACGAGGTGCTGCTGAGCACCACCGTCGGCGAGCTGGAGCAGGCGGTCAAGCAGCGCAAGCTGTGGCGCTCCGCGCTGTTCCTCGTCGGCAAGGCGCTCGGCGCCGGGACGGGCAGGACTCGGGGCCAGCACGGTGAATCCGGTTATCGCCGGACGGATTCCCCGGCGCGGCGCCGCGGCTACCGCTCGGCGCGGCGGCACACCGGCGCGACCCCGTCCGGTTCCGACCAGGAGGACGTTCCGGGCGGCGCGGCGGTGTTCCACGTCGGAACCGGTGGCGCGGACGTCGACCGGCCGGAGACGGGCGAGCGGGCTCCGGCGTCGCGGCGCGCGGCGGAACCGGTCGCGCGGGCGGCCGAGGCGGCGCCATCAGGTGCCGACGCCGTGACCGGCTCGGCCGAGACCGGCACCGGTGCAGCCGTGCCGAACATCGCGTGGTGGGCGGTGCGGGAGTGGCAGGAGGCCGCCCGCGGTGCCGCTCGGGCGCAGTCCCGGCAGCGCCGCACCGAGGATCCCGCGCAGCCGGAGCTGTTCGGCGCCGCGGACAAGTCCGCGCGGACGCCGGACGCGGCGGAGTCCGTGGCCGACTCGCGCGGGGAGGAGACCGAGGCTCCGGCCGGGGGAATCCCCGTGCCGCAACCGGAACCGGCGCTCGCCCCGCAGCTCGACGACGTCGGCACCGCTTCCGTCGACGACGAGGAGAGCGCGCGCCCGGCGCGGGCCGCGTTGTCGGTGGTGCGCGACGAGCCCGCCGAGCAGGAGGCCGTGCCCGAAGCGGAAGCCGCGCCCGACGCGGAAGCGGCGACCGAGGCCACGGAGGATGCCGCCCAGGAGACCGCGCGCACGTCCGCGGCGAACACCACCGGAACCTCCCGCACCACGGCCAAGACCCGCTCCCGGGCGAAGTCCCAGTCGAAGGCCCAGACCAAGGCGCAGACCAAGGCGGCGGGCGCCAAATCCCGTGCGGCGGGGGCGAAATCGGCGAAGAACAAGGGCGACGCGTCGAGCTGA
- a CDS encoding cobalamin biosynthesis protein: MIGLFPRSRQEQRTATELAARWGPDAMLVDGGPGPALRRMWSSLDVVVLFLPVGAAVRLIAPLLRDERTDPEVVCVDERFAVTVSGGAQAVAPQIAEVLGRTPVLTAGEAVSPLDELVDHLSATVDGDLAGCARSVADEEHVRLVNPHGFPLPALPENVSAHCDEPEWTVVVDDRRPTGELGERTVRLIPPTLVVGVGAVRGVSRTAVTGLMSRLDREHGLDPRAIRAFATAESKADERGILDAVQDLGFWHSADAEELPLRLYPAAELAEVEVPNPSAEVLRETGTASVAEAAALRAAGELAAPDSHGDRNPLGRNDIAVELVVPKLVADGVTVAAARIRPRGQVTVVGLGPGPADLRTPRAEAELRRAAAVIGGARDLDQVRDLLHPGARTEVVDSAGAGARAAVAHARDGHATAFVGAGDAAAEHAAVRAEPGSADLTIAAIPGIPAPTTP; this comes from the coding sequence GTGATCGGGTTGTTCCCGCGCTCCCGGCAGGAGCAGCGCACGGCGACCGAACTCGCCGCGCGGTGGGGGCCGGACGCGATGCTCGTCGACGGCGGGCCGGGCCCGGCGCTGCGCCGGATGTGGTCCTCGCTGGACGTGGTGGTGCTGTTCCTGCCGGTCGGGGCGGCGGTGCGGCTGATCGCGCCGCTGCTGCGCGACGAGCGCACCGACCCGGAGGTCGTGTGCGTCGACGAGCGGTTCGCCGTCACCGTCTCCGGTGGCGCGCAGGCCGTGGCGCCGCAGATCGCGGAGGTGCTGGGCCGGACCCCGGTGCTGACCGCGGGCGAGGCGGTGAGCCCGCTGGACGAGCTCGTCGACCACCTCTCGGCCACTGTGGACGGTGATCTCGCCGGGTGTGCCCGGTCGGTCGCCGACGAGGAGCACGTGCGACTGGTCAACCCGCACGGATTCCCGCTGCCCGCGCTGCCGGAGAACGTCTCGGCGCACTGCGACGAGCCGGAGTGGACGGTCGTGGTCGACGACCGGCGGCCCACCGGGGAGCTCGGGGAGCGAACGGTCCGGCTGATCCCGCCGACGCTCGTGGTGGGCGTCGGTGCGGTGCGCGGCGTGTCTCGCACCGCCGTGACCGGGCTGATGTCCCGGCTGGACCGGGAGCACGGGCTCGATCCGCGGGCGATCCGCGCGTTCGCCACGGCGGAGTCGAAGGCCGACGAGCGCGGCATTCTCGACGCCGTGCAGGACCTGGGCTTCTGGCATTCCGCCGACGCCGAGGAGCTGCCGCTGCGGCTGTACCCGGCGGCGGAGCTCGCCGAGGTCGAGGTGCCGAACCCGAGCGCGGAGGTGCTGCGGGAGACGGGCACCGCCAGCGTCGCCGAAGCCGCCGCGCTGCGAGCGGCCGGGGAACTCGCCGCGCCGGACTCCCATGGGGATCGGAACCCGTTGGGGCGCAACGACATCGCGGTCGAGCTGGTGGTGCCGAAGCTCGTCGCGGACGGGGTCACCGTCGCCGCCGCCCGCATCCGCCCGCGCGGGCAGGTCACCGTCGTCGGTCTCGGCCCCGGACCCGCCGACCTGCGGACACCGCGCGCCGAGGCCGAACTCCGCCGCGCCGCCGCCGTCATCGGCGGCGCGCGGGACCTCGACCAGGTCCGCGACCTGCTGCATCCGGGTGCGCGGACGGAGGTCGTCGACTCCGCTGGAGCCGGTGCGCGCGCCGCCGTCGCGCACGCCCGCGACGGCCACGCCACGGCGTTCGTCGGCGCGGGCGACGCCGCGGCCGAGCACGCCGCGGTGCGCGCCGAACCGGGCTCGGCCGACCTGACCATCGCGGCGATCCCCGGAATCCCCGCTCCCACGACGCCCTGA